GCATACCGCACGATCAAGCCGGTGTTCCGCAGCGCGTTCGACGAAGTCTCCGGCCTGTCGACCGTCGATGTCGAGCAGATCGTCACTGCCGGTTCGGAGCCGACCAAGCGCTACGACCCGGGCAACCCGCTCGCCGACAAGGATGGCAACATCTGGGAGAGCGCCGTCGATGAGACCCGCGAGCTCGTCGACATGCTCGAATCGTCGCGCACCTATCAGAACAATGTCGAGGTCATGCAGACTGCCAAGCAGCTGATCGTCGATACCCTCAAGCTGGGCCGCTGATCATGGATTTCGATAGCACGCTGCAGACCCTGGGCATCAGCCGCTTCGGCGCGTCGAGCTCGGCGTCGAACGGCACCAAGGACACTTCGGGCCTCGGCAAGACCGAGATGGACCAGAGCGACTTCCTGACGCTGATGACGGCGCAGTTGAAGAACCAGGATCCGTTCGAGCCGGTCGACAACACCCAGATGGTTGCGCAGATGGCGCAGTTCTCCTCGCTCTCGGGCATCACCGAGATGAGCACGACGCTGAAGGCCATCGCGTCGAAGCTGGGCGGCAGCTCGCTGAGCGATGCGCTGGGCTATGTCGGCAAGACCGTGCTCACCGAAGGCTCCACTGCCTATCCGCGCGAAAGCGGCGGGATCGCCGGCGCCGTCGCGCTCGCCAAGGACTCCACCGACGTCAACGTCACGATCAGCGACGCCGACGGCAAGCCATTGAAGACGATCGCGCTCGGCAAGCAGGCCGCAGGCGCCGTCGCCTTCGACTGGGACGGCAAGACCGAGAGCGGCGAAGATGCCGGCAAGGGTCCTTTCACCGTCAAGGTCGCCGCGCTCAACGCGGGTGCCAAGGTCGATGCGGCACCGCTCGTCTGGGCACCGGTCTCCACCGTTTCGCTGGGCGCCGATGGCAAGCCCGTCCTCACCCTCCCTGGCATCGGCCAGGTGTCCCTCGACGCCGTCTGGCAAGTCGGCTGAACTCCAGGAGTAACGCACATGTCCTTCTTCACTTCCTTGAGCGGGCTCCAGGCTGCCCAGACCGAAATGTCGACGATCTCGCACAACCTCGCGAACGTCTCGACCAACGGCTTCAAGCGCTCGACCACGCAGTTCGCCGACGTGATCGCATCGACGTCCAATTCGAACCCGACCCAGATGGTCGGCTCGGGCGTGGTGGTGAAGTCGGTCCGCCAGCAGTTCAGCCAGGGCGGCTTCACCCAGTCGAGCTCGGCGCTCGACGTCGCGATCTCGGGCGAGGGCTTCTTCATCGTCAAGGGCAGCGACGCGAGCAACAATGTGTCGTTCACCCGCAACGGCAGCTTCCTGGTCAATTCGGACCGCTATGTCGTCGATGCGCAGGGCAACAAGCTGCAGGTCTATCCGGTCGATGGTTCGGGCGCGGTGGTCGCGACCGGCCTCGCCTCCACCGTCAGCCTGCGGCTGCCGCAGATCAGCGGCAAGCCCGAGGCGACCGAGGAAGTGAGCCTGTCGCTCAACCTCAACGCCAATTCGGTGATCCCGTCGGAGAATGATCGCTGGAACGACGTGCCCTACGCATTCGACCGGTTCGACCCGGCGACCTATAATCATTCGGCGCAGAGCACGATCTACGACGCCAACGGCAACGCGCTGACGCTGACCACCTATTTCGTCCGCGAGACGACGCCGACCACGACCGAACCGACCAGCAACTGGACCGCCTATTCGTTCGTCGGCGACAAGCAGCTCAATTCGGGCACCGATCCCGACGTGATCCAGCCGATCTCGATGACCTTCGATGCGACCGGCAAGCTGACCGCGCCGGCCGGCCCGACCAGCTTCCTCGGCTTCCTCGCGCCCGGCGCGACCACCGAGCAGATGGTCAGCCTCGATTTCGGCGACGCGACGACGCAGGTCTATTCGCCGTTCAGCATCGATGCGAGTACGCAGGACGGCTCGCCGGTCGGCCAGCTCGAAGGCGTGACGATCGCCGATGACGGCACGGTGCGCGCCAGCTTCTCCAACGGCGACAGCCAGGCGCTGGGCAAGGTGGTGCTCGCCAGCTTCTCCAACTCCACCGGCCTGCGCCAGCTCGGCAGCAGCACCTGGTCGGCCTCGGGCCTGTCGGGCGAACCGCGGCTCGGCGAGCCCGGCGCGAACGGCTTTGGCGGGCTGATGTCGGGCGCAGTCGAGCGCTCGAACGTCGACATCACCGAGGAACTCGTCGGGCTGATCGCGGCGCAGCGCAACTTCCAGGCGAACGCCAAGGCGCTCGATACCGCGAGCCAGATCTCGCAGACCATCTTCAACATCCGCAGCTGATCCAGGGCTGAGGGGGACACCGCATGGATCGTCTGGTCTACACTGCATTGTCGGGGCTGCGCAGCCAGATGTCGGCGCAGTCGACGATCGCGAACAACATCGCGAACGCATCGACGATCGGCTTCCGGGCCGAGCGCGTCAGCTTCGACCGGCTCGTGCTGCAGGGCTCGGGGCTCGAGACGCGGCAGCTCGCGGCGGAAGAGGTCGAGGATTTCGACCGCCGCGCCGGCACGATCGTGCAGACCGCACGGCCGCTCGACGTGGCGGTGACGTCGGACAGCTGGATTGCGGTGCAGGCCACGGACGGCAGCGAAGCTTATACGAGGCGCGGCGACTTGTCGGTCGCGCCCTCGGGCGTGCTGGAAACCGGCGACGGTTTCCCGGTGATGGGGTCGGGGGGCCCCATCACCGTGCCGCCCCACCAGTCGATCGCCATCGCCGATGACGGCACCGTGTCGATCGTGCCGCCGGGCGGCGACCCGACCCAGCCGCAGGTGCTCGACAAGATCAAGCTGGCCAGCCCCGAAGGCAGCCAGACCGCCAAGGGCCTCGACAACCTGCTCCATGTGAAGGGCGGCGGCGCGCTGCCCGAGGACATGGACGGCAAGCTCCAGTCGGGCGCGCTCGAGCAATCGAACGTCAACATGACGCAGGCGCTGGTCGACATGATCGAGAACCAGCGCAGCTACGAAGTGCAGGCCAGCCTGCTCAAGGAAGCCAAGACCATGGACGAGGGCGCCGCATCGCTGATGCGCCTGCCCGCGTAACGAAAGGATTTAGACGATGGGTTCCTCGGCAATGCACATCGCGCGCACCGGGCTCGACGCTCAGGACATGCGCATGCGCGTGATCTCGAACAACCTCGCCAACGTCAACACGACGGCGTTCAAGCGCGATCGCGCCTCGTTCCAGACGCTCGCCTATCAGACGGTGACGGCGCCCGGCGCAGCGAGCACCGCGGAGACCAAATACGCCACGGGCCTCAATCTGGGCACCGGCGTGCGCATCCAGGGCACGGCGCGGGTGGAGACGCAGGGCTCGTTCCAGAACACCGGCGGATCGCTCGATCTCGCGCTGGAGGGCGAAGGCTATTTCCAGGTGCAGCTGCCCGGCGGCCAGCTCGGCTATACCCGCGCGGGCAATTTCTCGCGCTCGGCCGAAGGCATGATGGTGACGAGCGACGGCTATCAGGTGATGCCCGGGATCACGATCCCCGAGGGCACCACCGGGATCACGATCGGCGCCGACGGCACCGTATCGGCGCAGATCTCGGGCCAGACCGAGAGCGCGCAGCTCGGCCAGATCCAGGTCGCGACCTTCCCCAATCCGGGCGGGCTGCAGGCCGCGGGCGACAATTTCCTGACCGAGACCACCGCGAGCGGCGCGGCGAGCCTGGGTGCGCCCAACGAGGCGGGCCGCGCCAAGATCCGCCAGGGCGCGCTCGAGGCTTCGAACGTCAACGTCGTCGAGGAGCTGGTCGACATGATCGAGACCCAGCGCGCGTACGAGGTCAATTCGAAGATGATCTCGGCGACCGACGAGATGCTCAAATATGTCAACCAGAACATCTGAGGCCGCAGCCATGAAGTTCCTCACCGGCCTTGCCACCGGCGCGCTCGTCGTTGCCGCCGTCGCGTTCACCGCGGCGCCCGCCAAGGCGCAGTTCCTCGGGCTGGGCAAGAAGAAGGCGAAGGAGGATTTCTCCGCCACGCTTCCAGCGCCCGTCCCCTTAGCGGCGCCGGCGAACGGCAGCATCTTCCAGGCCGGGGACGGCTATGCCGCCCTCTATGAAGGCATGCGCGCGCGCCGTGTCGGCGATCCGCTGACCATCGTGCTGGTCGAGCGGACCAGCGCATCCAAGTCCGCGGGCACCAAGCTCGACAGCGGCGGCGGCTTCTCGCTGACGCCGCCGACCACCGGCGCGCTCAACCTGTTCGACAAGAGCGATGCGAGCATGAGCGGGAATCGCAACTTCACCGGCGCCGGCAGCGCCGACCAGGCCAATGCCCTGTCCGGCGAAGTCAGCGTGACGGTGGCCGCGGTCTATCCCAACGGCACGATGCTGGTGCAGGGCCAGAAGCGCGTGACGCTCAATCGCGGCGACGAGTTCCTCCAGATCAAGGGCATCGTCCGCACCGCGGACATCGACGCGAACAACCGCATCGCCAGCACGCGCGTCGCCGATGCCCGCATTGCCTATACCGGCAAGGGCGACATCGCCCGTGCCAGCCGCCAAGGCTGGCTGAGCCGGTTCTTCCAGATCCTCAGCCCCTTCTGATCGGAGCCCGATTCATGATCCGATTCCTCCTCACGCTTGCCGCCGCCACGCTGGCCTTCGCGCCCGCACAGGCGCAGCGCGTCAAGGATCTGGGCGGCTTCCAGGGAATCCGCACCAACCAGCTCACCGGCTATGGCATGGTCGTCGGCCTGCCCGGCACCGGCGACGACAATCTGGAATATACCGTCCAGTCGATGAAGGGCGTCGCTTCGCGCTTCGGCCTGCAGCTGCCGCCGGGCGTGAGCCCCGCGCTCAAGAATGCCGCGGTGGTGATGATCACCGCCGAGCTGCCCGCCTTCGCCAAGCCGGGCCAGAAGCTCGACATTACCGTATCGTCGATGGGCAAGTCCAAGTCGCTGCGCGGCGGCACGCTGATTCTGACGCCGCTCCAGGGCGCCGACGGCCAGATCTATGCGATGGCGCAGGGTAACCTCGCAGTCGGCGGGCTGGGCGCGGAAGGCGCCGACGGTTCGAAGATCGTCGTCAACATCCCCTCCAGCGGCCGCATCCCCGAGGGCGCCACGGTCGAGCGGACGGTCGATACCGGCTTCGATCGCGCGCCGTTCCTGACCTTCAACCTTGCCCGCGCCGACTTCACGACGGCGCAGCGCGTCCAGGACGCGATCAACGGCCGCTTCGGCGTCGGCCGCGCCCGCGCCGTCGACGGCGTGTCGATCGCCGTGCAGGCCCCCGCCGGCGCCGATGTCCGCGCCGAACTGATGTCGGAAATCGAGAACCTCACCGTCGAGGCCGCAGAGGCGCGCGCGCGCGTGATCGTCAATGCACGCACCGGAACCGTGGTCATCAACTCGGCCGTCCGGGTCAGCCCGGCCGCGGTAACACATGGTAAACTTACCGTTCGTATCGATGAGGCCCAAAATGTGAGCCAGCCTCTGCCGTTTAGTAAGGGCGAGACCGTCACGGAGCAGCACAGCACCGTCGATGTCGAGGAGGAGAAGAAGCCGATGTTCCTGATCCAGCCCGGGCCCAAGCTGGCCGATGTGGTCAAGGCGGTGAACGCGATCGGCGCGTCGCCGGCGGATCTCGTCGCGATCCTCGAGGCGCTCAAGGAAGCCGGCGCGCTCAAGGCCGAGCTGGTGATCTTGTGAGCAGCGTCGCCAGCCCGATCGCCCCCGGCGGCGGCGTGTCGACCGACACGTCCCGGCTGGCGTCGAAGGACAATCTGGATGCCGCGGGCAAGCGCTTCGAGGCGATCTTCACCGGCATGATGCTCAAGTCGATGCGCGCGGCCAAGCTGGGCGACGGGCTGTTCGACAGCAAGGCGACCGAGCAGTTCCGCGACATGCAGGACCAGCAGCTCGCCCAGGCGATGGCAGCGCATGCCCCGATGGGCATCGGCAAGGCGATGACCGAGTTCCTCGCCAAATCCGCCGCGCTCGAGCCCGCCGCGCAGCCCGAAGCGAGCAGCACGCCATGAGCGACATGCTCTCGATCGGTCTGTCGAGCCTCAAGGCCTATCAGACCGCGCTCACCACGGTGTCCGAGAACATCGCGAATGCCGGCAATGCCGGCTATTCGCGCAGGGCCACCGACATTCGCGAAGTCGTCGCGCCCGCCGGCATCACCACTGGCACGACGCAGGGCATGGGCGTGGTCGCGCGCGGGCTGACGCGCGCCGCCGACGTCTACAAGACCGCCGAAGTGCGCAACGCCTCCGCCGATCTCGCCAAGACCGAGACCGGCGCGACCTGGCTCCAGCGCATCGAGGAATCGCTGACTGGCAACAAGGTCGGCAGCCAGCTGACCACCTTCTTCAATTCGGCCAAGGCCGTCGCCGCCGACCCCGCATCGCTGGCGCCGCGCGCGGCGATGATAGAGGCCGCGTCGAGCATCGGCGCGTCCTTCGCCGCCACCGGCGCCTCGCTGGACGGCGCGCTTGCCGATCTCGACAAGAGCGCCGAGGCCGGCGCCACCCAGCTCAACGCGCTCGCCAAGTCGCTGGGCCGCGTCAATGCCGGGCTCGGGCGGCAGCAGAACGGCACCAGCGGCCAGGCCGCCCTGCTCGACGAGCGCGACCGGCTGCTCGAACAGATGAGTGCGATTTCGGACGTCTCGGTGATGACCGACACTGCCGGGCGCGCCGTCGTACGCGTCGGCGGCGTCGCCGGTCCGGTGCTCGTCCAGGGCGAGACCGCCGGGGCGATCACCTACAAGCGCAGCGAAGAAGGCGTGGTTGCCTACACGCTCCATTTTCAGGGCGAAGGCAGTTCGGTGTTCCCGACCGGCGGCGCGCTGGCCGGGTTCGCCGAGGGTGCCGAGCGCATCGCCGCGGCGCGCAGCGAAGTCGGCAAGCTCGCCACCGAATTCGCCGAGGGCGTCAACGCCGTCCAGGCCGCGGGCGAGGACCTCGACGGCAATCCCGGTGCGCCGATGTTCGAGATCGGCGATCCTGCCTACAAGCTCAAGCTGGTGCTCGACGATCCGCGCGGCATCGCCGCCGCGGCGACGGGTGCGGGCATCCGCGACAACAGCAATCTTGCCGGACTGGAATCGCTGCGTACCGATGGCCGGTTCGAAGACACCATCGCCAGCGTAACCTCCGCCAATGCTGCCGCGCTTTCGGCGCGCAAATCGGTAGCCGGCGCGCAGACCGCGATGCGCGATTCGGCGGTTTCCGAGCGCGCCGCCGCCGTGGGCGTCAATGTCGACGAGGAAGCCGTCGATCTCATTCGTTTCCAGCAGGCCTATCAGGCATCGAGCCGCGTGATCCAGATCGCGCGCGAGACGCTGAATTCCATCCTCGAGATCCGCTGAGGCAGACCATGCGCGTCGCAACTTCACAGCTTTATAATCGCCCCACGTCGATGATGACGCGGCTGACTGCCGACGCCGATCGGATCCAGACCCAGATCGCGACGGGCAAGAAGCTGCTCGCGCCTTCCGACGATGCCGGCGCCTATCTGCGGCTGCAGGGCATCAGTCGGCAGAATGCGAACGACGGCGCCTATGCAGCCAATATCGGCATGGCGCAGGGCCTGCTGGCCCAGACCGACACCACGCTGGAGAGCGTCGAGGCGCAGATCACCCGCGCGCTGGAGCTCGCGACGCAGGCGGCGAACGGCACGATGTCCGACACCAATCGCGCGGCGATCGGCAAGGAGCTCGAATCGATCCGCGATACGCTGTTCGCCCTGGCCAATACCAAGGACGTGCGCGGCCAGCCGCTGTTCGGCGGCGCGAGCGGCGACGTGGCCTATATCCGCAATACCGACGGATCGATCACCTTTGCCGGCACGGGCGAGCCATCGGCAATCCCGATCGGCGACGGCGTCGATATCCAGGGCACCGTGACCGGCACGCGCGCCTTCGCCAGCGGCGGCAGCGACGTGTTCGCCGTGCTCGCCGATTTCGCCGCCGCGCTGGAAGCCGGTGGCGACGTCAAGGCGGCGGCCAACACCGCGCTGTCGGGGATCAAGGGATCGCTGGAAAGCGTGACGCTGGCACGGGCATCGGCGGGCGCGCGCTCGGCGCGGCTCGAGCTCGACACCGACCGGCTGACCGCCGCGGGCGAAGCGCGCGAGGACGTGCGCTCGGCGCTGGAGGATACCGACGTCACCACGGCGGTGACCGAGCTGCAGAAGACGCTGACGATCCTGCAGGCGACCCAGGCGAGCTTCTCCAAGCTCTCGGGCCTGTCGCTGTTCGATTATCTCTGACGTCGCGCCCGCAAGGGCACGATTTTCCGCTCAAACTTACGGCGAAACGGTCGTTTACCAAAACGAATGGCCGGATAGCGGCACAGGGGGAAGTTTAGTCGCATGTTTCCGCTGATCGGCTTTGTCGTCCTGATCGCCATGGTGTTCGGCGGATTCGCCATCACCGGCGGCGCGCTGGGACCTGTGCTCCATGCCCTTCCCCACGAGATGCTGATCATCGGCGGTGCCGCCGTCGGCGCGCTGATCATCGGCAATTCGATGAAGGAGATAAAGGCGCTGGGCGGCGGCTTCATGCGCGTCATCAAGGGTCCGAAGTACAAGAAGCAGGATTATCTCGACACGATCTTCCTGGTTTCCAAGCTGATGAAGATGCTGCGCACCGAAGGGCCGATCGCGCTGGAGCCGCATGTCGAGGATCCCAAGTCGAGCGCGATCTTCGCCGAATATCCCCGCCTTCTCGCCGATCACACGCTGATAAACCTGATCACCGATACGCTGCGCCTCGTCGTCGTCTCGTCGGGCACACTCGACGTGCACGCAGTCGAGGAAGTGATGGATAATGCGATCAAGACCCATCATCACGAAGTCCAGGGCCCGCAGACCACGCTCCAGGGGCTTGCCGACGCATTGCCCGCATTGGGCATCGTCGCCGCGGTGCTCGGCGTGGTGAAGACGATGGGCTCGATCGACAAGCCGCCGAGCATCCTGGGCGGGATGATCGGCTCGGCGCTGGTCGGCACGTTCCTGGGCGTGCTGCTCGCCTACGGCATCGTCGGTCCGCTCGCGACCCGGCTCCAGCAGGTGATCGATGCCGATGCGGCGATCTATCACACGGTCAAGCAGATCATCATCGCGTCGCTCCACGGCCACCCGCAGCCGCTGGTGATCGAGGCCGCACGCTCGGGCATCGCGCACAGCAACCAGCCGGGCTTCGGCGAAGTGTTCGACGGCCTGCGCGGACGCTGACGTCATGGCTGCACGTGCGCCCCATGGATCGAACCAGCCGCCCAAGATCATCGTCAAGAAGATCTATATCGAAGGGCATGGCGGCCATCACGGCGGCGCCTGGAAAGTCGCCTATGCCGATTTCGTGACGGCAATGATGGCGTTCTTCCTGCTGATGTGGCTGCTCGGCGCGACCACCGAGAAGCAGCGCAAGGCGCTCGCCGATTATTTCGCGCCGACTTTGGTGGAGTTCAAGCAGAACAGCGCCGGCTCGAACGGGCTGTTCGGCGGCGATGCGATCAATGCGCAGGACAATTATCCCAACCGCGCCGGCCAGACCGGGACGCGATCGATGACCGTTCCCGTCGGCGGCACCGGCGGCAAGGATGTCGGCACGGGCGAGAAGGGCACGCTCAAGGACCAGCGCGCGCTGGAGGCGCAGGACCAGAAGAACTTCAACCAGACCGCCAAGGCGATCCAGGCGAAGATGCGCTCGCGCCCGCAGCTGGCCAAGCTCGCCAAGCATATCCG
This genomic stretch from Sphingomonas sp. LM7 harbors:
- the flgC gene encoding flagellar basal body rod protein FlgC; translation: MGNQPLSIFQVSGRAMSAQLLRMNTTASNLANAGTVASSPEAAYRTIKPVFRSAFDEVSGLSTVDVEQIVTAGSEPTKRYDPGNPLADKDGNIWESAVDETRELVDMLESSRTYQNNVEVMQTAKQLIVDTLKLGR
- a CDS encoding flagellar hook assembly protein FlgD; amino-acid sequence: MDFDSTLQTLGISRFGASSSASNGTKDTSGLGKTEMDQSDFLTLMTAQLKNQDPFEPVDNTQMVAQMAQFSSLSGITEMSTTLKAIASKLGGSSLSDALGYVGKTVLTEGSTAYPRESGGIAGAVALAKDSTDVNVTISDADGKPLKTIALGKQAAGAVAFDWDGKTESGEDAGKGPFTVKVAALNAGAKVDAAPLVWAPVSTVSLGADGKPVLTLPGIGQVSLDAVWQVG
- a CDS encoding flagellar hook protein FlgE — protein: MSFFTSLSGLQAAQTEMSTISHNLANVSTNGFKRSTTQFADVIASTSNSNPTQMVGSGVVVKSVRQQFSQGGFTQSSSALDVAISGEGFFIVKGSDASNNVSFTRNGSFLVNSDRYVVDAQGNKLQVYPVDGSGAVVATGLASTVSLRLPQISGKPEATEEVSLSLNLNANSVIPSENDRWNDVPYAFDRFDPATYNHSAQSTIYDANGNALTLTTYFVRETTPTTTEPTSNWTAYSFVGDKQLNSGTDPDVIQPISMTFDATGKLTAPAGPTSFLGFLAPGATTEQMVSLDFGDATTQVYSPFSIDASTQDGSPVGQLEGVTIADDGTVRASFSNGDSQALGKVVLASFSNSTGLRQLGSSTWSASGLSGEPRLGEPGANGFGGLMSGAVERSNVDITEELVGLIAAQRNFQANAKALDTASQISQTIFNIRS
- a CDS encoding flagellar basal body rod protein FlgF, producing MDRLVYTALSGLRSQMSAQSTIANNIANASTIGFRAERVSFDRLVLQGSGLETRQLAAEEVEDFDRRAGTIVQTARPLDVAVTSDSWIAVQATDGSEAYTRRGDLSVAPSGVLETGDGFPVMGSGGPITVPPHQSIAIADDGTVSIVPPGGDPTQPQVLDKIKLASPEGSQTAKGLDNLLHVKGGGALPEDMDGKLQSGALEQSNVNMTQALVDMIENQRSYEVQASLLKEAKTMDEGAASLMRLPA
- the flgG gene encoding flagellar basal-body rod protein FlgG codes for the protein MGSSAMHIARTGLDAQDMRMRVISNNLANVNTTAFKRDRASFQTLAYQTVTAPGAASTAETKYATGLNLGTGVRIQGTARVETQGSFQNTGGSLDLALEGEGYFQVQLPGGQLGYTRAGNFSRSAEGMMVTSDGYQVMPGITIPEGTTGITIGADGTVSAQISGQTESAQLGQIQVATFPNPGGLQAAGDNFLTETTASGAASLGAPNEAGRAKIRQGALEASNVNVVEELVDMIETQRAYEVNSKMISATDEMLKYVNQNI
- a CDS encoding flagellar basal body L-ring protein FlgH, translating into MKFLTGLATGALVVAAVAFTAAPAKAQFLGLGKKKAKEDFSATLPAPVPLAAPANGSIFQAGDGYAALYEGMRARRVGDPLTIVLVERTSASKSAGTKLDSGGGFSLTPPTTGALNLFDKSDASMSGNRNFTGAGSADQANALSGEVSVTVAAVYPNGTMLVQGQKRVTLNRGDEFLQIKGIVRTADIDANNRIASTRVADARIAYTGKGDIARASRQGWLSRFFQILSPF
- a CDS encoding flagellar basal body P-ring protein FlgI, which translates into the protein MIRFLLTLAAATLAFAPAQAQRVKDLGGFQGIRTNQLTGYGMVVGLPGTGDDNLEYTVQSMKGVASRFGLQLPPGVSPALKNAAVVMITAELPAFAKPGQKLDITVSSMGKSKSLRGGTLILTPLQGADGQIYAMAQGNLAVGGLGAEGADGSKIVVNIPSSGRIPEGATVERTVDTGFDRAPFLTFNLARADFTTAQRVQDAINGRFGVGRARAVDGVSIAVQAPAGADVRAELMSEIENLTVEAAEARARVIVNARTGTVVINSAVRVSPAAVTHGKLTVRIDEAQNVSQPLPFSKGETVTEQHSTVDVEEEKKPMFLIQPGPKLADVVKAVNAIGASPADLVAILEALKEAGALKAELVIL
- a CDS encoding rod-binding protein — its product is MSSVASPIAPGGGVSTDTSRLASKDNLDAAGKRFEAIFTGMMLKSMRAAKLGDGLFDSKATEQFRDMQDQQLAQAMAAHAPMGIGKAMTEFLAKSAALEPAAQPEASSTP
- the flgK gene encoding flagellar hook-associated protein FlgK: MSDMLSIGLSSLKAYQTALTTVSENIANAGNAGYSRRATDIREVVAPAGITTGTTQGMGVVARGLTRAADVYKTAEVRNASADLAKTETGATWLQRIEESLTGNKVGSQLTTFFNSAKAVAADPASLAPRAAMIEAASSIGASFAATGASLDGALADLDKSAEAGATQLNALAKSLGRVNAGLGRQQNGTSGQAALLDERDRLLEQMSAISDVSVMTDTAGRAVVRVGGVAGPVLVQGETAGAITYKRSEEGVVAYTLHFQGEGSSVFPTGGALAGFAEGAERIAAARSEVGKLATEFAEGVNAVQAAGEDLDGNPGAPMFEIGDPAYKLKLVLDDPRGIAAAATGAGIRDNSNLAGLESLRTDGRFEDTIASVTSANAAALSARKSVAGAQTAMRDSAVSERAAAVGVNVDEEAVDLIRFQQAYQASSRVIQIARETLNSILEIR
- the flgL gene encoding flagellar hook-associated protein FlgL, translated to MRVATSQLYNRPTSMMTRLTADADRIQTQIATGKKLLAPSDDAGAYLRLQGISRQNANDGAYAANIGMAQGLLAQTDTTLESVEAQITRALELATQAANGTMSDTNRAAIGKELESIRDTLFALANTKDVRGQPLFGGASGDVAYIRNTDGSITFAGTGEPSAIPIGDGVDIQGTVTGTRAFASGGSDVFAVLADFAAALEAGGDVKAAANTALSGIKGSLESVTLARASAGARSARLELDTDRLTAAGEAREDVRSALEDTDVTTAVTELQKTLTILQATQASFSKLSGLSLFDYL
- the motA gene encoding flagellar motor stator protein MotA, giving the protein MFPLIGFVVLIAMVFGGFAITGGALGPVLHALPHEMLIIGGAAVGALIIGNSMKEIKALGGGFMRVIKGPKYKKQDYLDTIFLVSKLMKMLRTEGPIALEPHVEDPKSSAIFAEYPRLLADHTLINLITDTLRLVVVSSGTLDVHAVEEVMDNAIKTHHHEVQGPQTTLQGLADALPALGIVAAVLGVVKTMGSIDKPPSILGGMIGSALVGTFLGVLLAYGIVGPLATRLQQVIDADAAIYHTVKQIIIASLHGHPQPLVIEAARSGIAHSNQPGFGEVFDGLRGR
- a CDS encoding flagellar motor protein MotB encodes the protein MAARAPHGSNQPPKIIVKKIYIEGHGGHHGGAWKVAYADFVTAMMAFFLLMWLLGATTEKQRKALADYFAPTLVEFKQNSAGSNGLFGGDAINAQDNYPNRAGQTGTRSMTVPVGGTGGKDVGTGEKGTLKDQRALEAQDQKNFNQTAKAIQAKMRSRPQLAKLAKHIRFVATRDGMRIDLLDDANYSMFDLGTTALVTDASALIGTVAESIVGMENPIMIRGHTDSLGYGDPRNMNNWMLSSGRAEATRRRLSGGGVPEMRFERIEGVADREPLIVENPTDPRNRRVSITLLFRRIMDQDKGSGRPGRGMKQPVLAAR